The Desulfosoma sp. genome has a segment encoding these proteins:
- the icd gene encoding isocitrate dehydrogenase (NADP(+)), which produces MGQTTTNGGQWITIDDQGHLIVPSRPVIGYIEGDGTGPEIWAAAQRVLDEAVRAAYRGSREIVWKELLAGEKAFAQTGQWLPEQTIEDIRRCVVAIKGPLTTPVGGGLRSLNVTLRQVLDLYACVRPVRWVRGVPSPVKYPERVHMVVFRENTEDVYAGIEWPAGSREAEKLRAFLCEEMGVCVREQAGLGVKPISRFGTERLVRRAIRYALQHGLPSVTLVHKGNIMKYTEGAFRQWGYELAAREFANETITEDELFNRWDGRRPSGKIVIKDRIADAMFQQALLRPEEYHVLATPNLNGDYLSDALAAQVGGLGMAPGANIGDQCALFEATHGTAPKYAGLDKVNPGSLILSGAMMLDHLGWNEAARLVEQALERTVSEKIVTYDLARLMDGALEVKCSQFADAVIERLGS; this is translated from the coding sequence ATGGGACAAACGACGACCAATGGGGGACAATGGATCACTATCGATGACCAAGGGCACCTGATTGTGCCCTCTCGGCCTGTTATCGGATACATTGAAGGAGACGGCACGGGCCCGGAGATTTGGGCGGCAGCGCAGCGCGTGTTGGATGAAGCGGTGAGAGCGGCGTACCGAGGGTCTCGCGAAATCGTCTGGAAAGAGTTATTGGCCGGAGAAAAGGCTTTCGCCCAAACCGGACAATGGCTTCCGGAACAGACCATCGAAGATATTCGTCGGTGTGTCGTGGCCATCAAAGGGCCTCTCACCACACCGGTCGGGGGAGGCCTGCGCAGCCTCAATGTGACCCTTCGGCAGGTTCTGGATCTTTATGCTTGTGTTCGACCCGTGCGATGGGTTCGTGGCGTTCCCTCTCCCGTGAAATACCCGGAACGTGTGCACATGGTGGTTTTTAGAGAAAACACGGAAGATGTTTACGCGGGTATTGAATGGCCGGCCGGAAGTCGGGAAGCGGAAAAACTGCGCGCCTTTTTGTGTGAAGAAATGGGGGTGTGCGTGCGGGAGCAGGCGGGGCTTGGCGTCAAACCCATCTCTCGATTCGGCACGGAACGACTGGTGCGTCGAGCCATCCGTTATGCTTTGCAGCATGGCTTACCCTCGGTGACTTTGGTCCACAAGGGAAACATCATGAAATATACCGAAGGGGCTTTTCGACAGTGGGGCTATGAATTGGCGGCCCGAGAATTTGCCAATGAGACGATCACGGAAGACGAGCTTTTCAATCGATGGGACGGTCGCCGACCTTCGGGAAAAATCGTTATCAAGGACCGTATCGCCGATGCCATGTTCCAGCAGGCTCTGCTTCGCCCCGAAGAGTATCATGTGCTGGCTACGCCCAATCTGAACGGCGACTACCTCTCGGATGCTCTGGCGGCTCAGGTGGGTGGTCTGGGAATGGCTCCTGGAGCCAACATCGGGGATCAGTGTGCCTTGTTTGAAGCGACCCATGGGACAGCTCCCAAATATGCGGGTTTGGACAAGGTGAATCCCGGTTCCCTGATTTTGTCCGGAGCCATGATGCTGGATCATTTGGGTTGGAACGAAGCTGCGCGCTTGGTGGAACAGGCCCTGGAACGCACGGTGTCTGAGAAAATTGTCACCTATGATTTGGCGCGTTTGATGGATGGAGCCCTGGAAGTGAAGTGTTCCCAATTTGCGGATGCCGTCATAGAGCGCTTGGGGTCATGA
- the prmA gene encoding 50S ribosomal protein L11 methyltransferase: MEVNGRKGWWTADVPCRDSACDDLAAVLAETFGVGVQVHDNAVRLYLSVEKAASNWKDTLEKTVKKFHESLDLPATDSIVYGFCEDTDWNARWKEGFKPLRVGKRLVIAPTWECYVALPNDLVLTLDPGMAFGTGHHETTRLCLEWLEEVIAAWRGSIPPSLLDVGTGSGILAMAGALLGFQPVVGVDNDPEAVQIAEENRALNPRASSVQFMTGTAEQVPGRFAVVVANIQAGPLADMAETLARRVASGGQLGLCGLLEDQAPEVTARYEAVGFCVQRQWQAGPWVLVSLRSGL; this comes from the coding sequence ATGGAGGTCAATGGGCGCAAGGGATGGTGGACGGCGGATGTGCCGTGCCGAGACTCCGCGTGCGACGATCTGGCGGCGGTCTTGGCGGAAACGTTTGGAGTCGGTGTCCAGGTGCATGACAATGCCGTCAGGCTTTATCTTTCCGTTGAAAAAGCGGCTTCAAACTGGAAGGACACTCTTGAAAAAACGGTGAAAAAATTTCATGAATCCTTAGACTTGCCCGCAACCGATTCGATCGTCTATGGATTTTGCGAAGACACGGACTGGAACGCTCGATGGAAGGAAGGCTTTAAACCGCTTCGAGTGGGGAAACGTCTGGTGATCGCTCCCACCTGGGAATGCTACGTAGCGCTACCGAACGACCTGGTGTTGACCTTGGATCCCGGCATGGCTTTCGGCACCGGACATCATGAAACCACGCGCCTTTGTCTGGAATGGTTGGAAGAAGTCATCGCTGCGTGGCGAGGATCAATCCCCCCATCACTTCTGGACGTGGGAACAGGTTCCGGGATTTTGGCTATGGCTGGAGCGCTTCTGGGATTTCAGCCGGTGGTTGGAGTGGACAACGATCCGGAAGCCGTGCAAATCGCCGAGGAAAACCGGGCTTTAAATCCACGAGCCTCTTCAGTGCAATTCATGACCGGGACGGCCGAACAAGTTCCAGGCCGTTTTGCCGTGGTGGTGGCCAACATTCAGGCGGGACCCTTAGCCGACATGGCGGAAACCCTTGCCCGTAGGGTGGCTTCCGGCGGACAGCTCGGCCTTTGTGGTCTTCTGGAAGATCAAGCCCCAGAAGTGACAGCGCGCTACGAGGCTGTGGGTTTTTGCGTGCAAAGGCAATGGCAGGCGGGACCATGGGTTTTGGTGTCCTTGCGATCCGGCTTGTAA
- the purF gene encoding amidophosphoribosyltransferase, with protein MNAERMHLLRRPYDPSRREECGVFGVFGHEEAAKLTYFGLYALQHRGQESAGITSSDGCHIYESKHMGLVSEVFKEDTLKSLKGHLAIGHVRYSTTGSSRLANAQPFVVLHKNEYYGIAHNGNLVNAAQLRRELEREGTIFQSTMDTEVIVHLMARKLQDGLEEALSQALAKVLGAYSLVLCTRNTLIGARDPRGFRPLCLGQLNGSYVLSSETCALDLIEATYIRDVEPGEIVIIDRNGLRSFKPFPAARSAYCIFEFIYFARPDSTIFGQNVYTCRKRLGHLMAQENRIEADFVMPFPDSGTYAALGYSEESGIPLEMGVIRNHYVGRTFIQPSQTMRDFGVRVKLNPVREILKGKRVIIVEDSIIRGTTTRTRIKTLREAGAREVHMVVSCPPHRHPCPYGIDFSTKGELIAAQHSLEDIRTFIGLDSLAYLSLEGLLKGAGASLDDHPYCLACFTGNYPVAFQEEVRKDCFE; from the coding sequence ATGAACGCGGAAAGAATGCATTTACTCAGAAGGCCCTATGACCCTAGCCGCCGTGAAGAATGCGGCGTTTTCGGTGTGTTCGGCCATGAGGAAGCGGCCAAGTTGACCTACTTCGGCCTGTACGCTTTGCAGCACCGAGGTCAGGAAAGCGCCGGAATCACCTCATCCGATGGCTGTCACATTTACGAATCCAAACATATGGGCTTGGTGTCCGAAGTTTTTAAAGAAGACACCCTCAAAAGCCTCAAGGGTCACCTGGCCATCGGCCATGTGCGCTATTCCACCACGGGATCTTCTCGGCTGGCCAACGCACAACCTTTTGTGGTCCTGCATAAAAATGAATATTACGGTATCGCGCATAACGGGAACCTGGTCAACGCAGCGCAACTTCGGCGTGAATTGGAACGGGAAGGGACTATCTTTCAGTCCACCATGGATACGGAAGTGATTGTCCATCTGATGGCTCGAAAGCTTCAAGACGGATTGGAAGAAGCCTTATCCCAGGCATTGGCCAAAGTGCTAGGGGCTTACTCCTTGGTGCTGTGCACGCGAAACACTCTGATCGGAGCGCGGGATCCTCGAGGGTTTCGGCCTTTGTGTTTGGGACAGTTGAACGGAAGCTATGTGTTGTCTTCGGAAACCTGCGCCTTGGACCTCATTGAAGCCACCTACATTCGTGATGTGGAACCTGGAGAAATCGTTATTATTGATCGAAACGGTCTGCGATCCTTCAAACCCTTTCCAGCGGCTCGAAGCGCCTACTGCATCTTTGAATTCATCTATTTCGCACGACCCGACAGCACCATTTTCGGCCAAAACGTCTACACCTGCCGCAAACGGCTGGGACATCTCATGGCCCAGGAAAACCGTATCGAAGCGGATTTCGTCATGCCGTTTCCCGACTCAGGCACCTACGCGGCTTTGGGATACTCCGAGGAATCCGGAATTCCTTTGGAAATGGGGGTCATTCGCAACCATTACGTGGGCCGCACCTTTATTCAACCTTCCCAGACCATGCGCGATTTCGGCGTCCGTGTCAAACTCAACCCGGTCCGCGAAATCCTTAAAGGCAAACGGGTCATTATCGTTGAAGATTCCATCATTCGAGGCACCACCACGCGTACCCGGATCAAGACTCTTCGAGAAGCCGGAGCCCGCGAGGTGCACATGGTGGTCAGTTGCCCTCCGCATCGACACCCATGCCCGTACGGTATTGATTTCTCCACCAAAGGAGAGCTGATCGCCGCGCAACACAGCCTTGAAGATATTCGAACCTTCATTGGCTTGGATTCCCTGGCCTACCTTTCCCTCGAAGGGCTTCTCAAAGGGGCAGGAGCCTCCCTAGACGATCACCCATACTGTCTGGCGTGTTTCACAGGAAATTATCCCGTGGCATTTCAGGAAGAGGTGCGAAAGGACTGCTTTGAGTAG
- a CDS encoding ComF family protein — MNLRLMGSLGNFRHGLQALGSIFQWCADVVFPPRCAACGKISEDTHPFWCRSCLHQVTFLASPLCPLCGLPYTPSAEMPDHLCGECLQGHYRFDAARSVALYEGPVRRGILQLKFGARLHWAPALGRLLAQHAPTRALLDQCDLILPVPMHLRRVQRRGFNQAALLARFAARVCSRPIKVNLLWRTRCTRPQTRLSRQDRLRNVRGAFRVVDEKAVCGRKVVIVDDVFTTGTTLSECADALKDAEAAWVGAVTVGRVVRGRSRAGQQQERL, encoded by the coding sequence ATGAATCTTCGCCTTATGGGTTCGCTTGGAAATTTTCGCCATGGCCTCCAGGCGCTGGGGTCCATTTTTCAATGGTGTGCCGATGTGGTATTTCCACCCCGCTGTGCGGCCTGCGGTAAGATTTCTGAAGACACGCACCCATTCTGGTGCCGCTCCTGCCTGCATCAGGTGACTTTTCTTGCATCTCCTCTATGCCCGCTCTGCGGTCTACCTTACACGCCGTCGGCAGAGATGCCGGATCACCTGTGCGGGGAATGCCTGCAAGGTCATTATCGATTTGATGCAGCCCGGTCCGTGGCACTTTACGAAGGTCCTGTGCGTCGCGGCATCCTTCAGCTCAAGTTCGGTGCGCGGCTCCATTGGGCCCCGGCTCTGGGGCGTCTTCTGGCTCAGCACGCTCCCACACGGGCCCTGTTGGATCAATGTGATCTGATTCTTCCAGTTCCCATGCATCTGCGGCGTGTGCAGCGCCGCGGCTTCAATCAGGCGGCTCTTTTGGCCAGGTTCGCCGCACGCGTGTGTTCCCGCCCAATAAAGGTGAACCTTCTTTGGCGAACGCGATGCACAAGACCGCAGACGCGTCTTTCTCGTCAAGACCGACTGCGCAATGTGCGCGGCGCGTTTAGGGTCGTTGATGAAAAGGCGGTTTGTGGTCGGAAAGTGGTGATTGTGGACGATGTCTTCACCACGGGGACCACGCTCAGCGAATGCGCCGACGCGCTCAAGGATGCTGAAGCCGCCTGGGTTGGTGCCGTGACGGTGGGTCGCGTGGTCCGAGGGCGGAGCAGAGCAGGTCAACAACAAGAACGTTTATGA
- the carA gene encoding glutamine-hydrolyzing carbamoyl-phosphate synthase small subunit encodes MTKPWRRPSALLVLEDGTVFRGRVFACAHQKRVLGEVVFNTAMTGYQEVLTDPSYKGQIVTMTYPLTGTYGINDEDMESARIQVEAFLVKEYQDFPSNWRSRRSLAEFLESQGVLGLEGIDTRRLTRHIRVVGALRGIIATDTDNVRELLDEVRAFPGLVGVDMVHKVSCCAPYRWEKGPQPDTAWNDHHPGLRVAALDFGVKYNILRNLERCGCQVLVFPASTPAEEILAIDPDGIFLSNGPGDPAAVTYGIETVRRLLGHKPIFGICLGHQLLGLALGGRTYKLKFGHRGANQPVKDLRTGRVEVTSQNHGFCVDLESMKHVPVRPTHINLNDNTLEGMEHLEIPAYSVQYHPEAAPGPHDATYLFDRFVELMRRYKGVPSSKNAQRSRS; translated from the coding sequence ATGACCAAACCATGGCGAAGACCTTCAGCCCTTCTCGTTTTGGAAGACGGTACCGTTTTTCGAGGCCGGGTGTTTGCTTGCGCACATCAAAAAAGGGTCCTCGGCGAGGTGGTTTTCAACACGGCCATGACCGGTTACCAGGAAGTCCTCACCGATCCTTCTTACAAGGGCCAGATCGTCACCATGACCTACCCCTTGACCGGCACGTACGGCATCAATGACGAGGACATGGAATCGGCCCGCATTCAGGTGGAAGCTTTTCTGGTGAAGGAATACCAAGATTTTCCCAGCAACTGGCGAAGCCGACGATCCCTGGCCGAATTCCTGGAATCCCAGGGGGTTCTGGGCCTGGAAGGTATCGACACACGCCGACTCACCCGCCATATTCGTGTGGTGGGAGCCTTGCGCGGTATTATCGCCACAGATACAGACAATGTTCGTGAACTCCTGGATGAGGTGCGGGCGTTCCCCGGTCTCGTAGGCGTGGACATGGTGCACAAGGTGAGCTGCTGCGCACCCTATCGCTGGGAAAAAGGCCCTCAACCCGACACCGCCTGGAATGACCATCATCCTGGACTTCGAGTGGCGGCGCTGGATTTCGGTGTCAAATACAATATCTTGAGAAATCTCGAACGGTGCGGTTGCCAGGTGCTGGTTTTTCCGGCATCAACCCCTGCCGAGGAAATTCTGGCCATCGATCCTGACGGTATTTTTCTTTCCAACGGGCCTGGAGACCCCGCGGCCGTGACTTATGGTATCGAAACCGTTCGAAGGCTTCTCGGACACAAACCCATCTTCGGTATCTGTCTGGGCCATCAGCTTCTGGGGTTGGCTCTGGGAGGGCGCACCTACAAGCTCAAATTCGGCCATCGCGGTGCTAATCAGCCGGTCAAAGACCTGCGTACGGGTCGAGTGGAAGTGACAAGCCAAAACCACGGTTTCTGTGTGGATTTGGAATCCATGAAACATGTGCCTGTGCGCCCCACTCACATCAATCTGAACGACAACACTCTGGAAGGCATGGAACATCTGGAAATCCCCGCTTACAGCGTTCAGTATCATCCGGAAGCCGCACCCGGTCCCCATGACGCCACCTATCTCTTTGACCGCTTCGTGGAGCTCATGCGCCGCTACAAAGGGGTTCCCTCGTCCAAGAATGCTCAACGTTCCCGTTCCTAA
- the kdsB gene encoding 3-deoxy-manno-octulosonate cytidylyltransferase, producing MWEGFMAVTAIVPARYASSRFPGKPLALILGKPMIQWVVEGLMQCSVLDRIAVASDDERILSLVRSLGVEAVPTRSDHPSGTDRLAEASQKLALPPTDWIVNVQGDEPEVEASMVETLVRTALENPEASMATLAYASEDPQAYQDPNVVKVVMDRNGRALYFSRAPLPHRRDAGAAPVRFHKHLGFYVYRADFLRIFAALPPTPLEMTEKLEQLRALEHGYTIHVGLSPKDSCGIDTPNDLLRLETLWRQHV from the coding sequence ATGTGGGAGGGTTTCATGGCCGTCACGGCGATCGTTCCGGCTCGTTACGCATCCAGTCGATTTCCCGGAAAACCCCTGGCCCTTATCCTGGGTAAGCCCATGATTCAGTGGGTGGTGGAAGGGCTCATGCAGTGCTCGGTTCTGGACCGTATTGCGGTAGCTTCAGACGATGAGCGCATTCTGAGCCTGGTGCGTTCCCTTGGAGTGGAAGCCGTACCGACGCGATCGGACCATCCCAGCGGAACGGATCGGCTGGCCGAGGCGTCTCAAAAGCTCGCTCTTCCACCTACCGATTGGATCGTCAATGTGCAAGGGGACGAACCTGAAGTAGAGGCATCCATGGTGGAAACTCTGGTGCGCACAGCCCTGGAAAACCCCGAGGCTTCCATGGCCACGTTAGCCTATGCCAGTGAAGACCCGCAAGCCTATCAGGATCCCAATGTGGTCAAGGTGGTGATGGATCGAAACGGTCGAGCCCTTTATTTTTCTCGAGCCCCTCTGCCTCATCGACGCGATGCCGGAGCGGCGCCCGTTCGATTTCACAAGCACCTGGGTTTTTATGTCTATCGAGCCGACTTTCTGCGAATTTTCGCCGCCTTGCCCCCTACCCCTTTGGAAATGACAGAAAAGCTGGAACAACTGCGGGCTTTGGAACATGGGTATACCATTCACGTGGGCCTTTCGCCCAAGGACTCATGCGGCATCGATACACCGAACGATTTGCTTCGGCTCGAAACCCTGTGGCGGCAACATGTATAG
- the carB gene encoding carbamoyl-phosphate synthase large subunit, with translation MPKRTDIHKVLIIGSGPIIISQACEFDYSGTQACKALREEGYQVVLVNSNPATIMTDPDMADRTYIEPITPEAVAKIIAKERPDALLPTLGGQTALNTAVRVAEMGVLERFGVEMLGARVDVIKKAEDRQLFRDAMTRIGLRVPRSGIAYSEKDVLEIADMVGFPVIVRPAFTLGGTGGGVAYNREELMELARAGLDASLIHQVMLEESVLGWKEFELEVMRDPMDNVVVICSIENMDPMGVHTGDSITVAPAQTLTDREYQKMRDAAVAILREIGVETGGSNVQFAINPKDGDMVVIEMNPRVSRSSALASKATGFPIAKIAAKLAVGYSLDELANDITRETRASFEPTIDYVVVKIPRFTFEKFPETEDILTTSMKSVGETMAIGRTFKEALQKAVRSLEIGRYGFGKPSAENDSQRGDALRQLLRRPNSQRLFQIAEAFHLGFSVDEVSALTAIDPWFLEHIREIVDMEGVLRSENLTADAEGLRLVKSWGFSDCRIAELLGTDEETVWKQRHNLGVRPVYKLVDTCAAEFEAYTPYFYSTYEEEDESRPSPHRKVMILGGGPNRIGQGIEFDYCCVHAAFAVKELGMESIMVNSNPETVSTDYDTSDKLYFEPLTREDVLHIVETEKPHGLIVQFGGQTPLNLAVPLEKAGAPIIGTSPNAIDLAEDRKRFQHLLHSLGLKQPDNATALTVHEAVEAARRIGYPVVVRPSYVLGGRAMEIVYNEASLRRFVEVAAAVSPGHPILIDRFLEDAVELDVDAVCDGDITLIGGIMEHIEAAGIHSGDSACVLPPVNLSRELQEEVKRQTRLLAHGLGVIGLMNVQFAVQHDTVYVLEVNPRASRTVPFVSKATGVPLAKIATKVMLGHKLRDLGFDREREPRHVSVKESVFPFSRFPGVDILLGPEMKSTGEVMGIDSNFGLAFAKAQMAAGYTLPLSGTVFVSVHDKDKEAFLPIARSFHDMGFSLIATSGTQAFLTAHGVPAKKVHKLTEGRPHVLDYIKNKEVHLVINTSFGPKTYSDAYHIRRATIFYNLPYATTLAGAKAMAQAVAALRQGDWNVQSLQDYLEAMKANGA, from the coding sequence ATGCCCAAAAGGACCGACATTCATAAGGTTCTCATCATAGGATCAGGCCCCATCATCATCAGCCAAGCCTGCGAATTCGATTATTCAGGCACCCAGGCCTGCAAGGCCTTGCGTGAAGAGGGCTACCAGGTGGTGTTGGTCAACAGTAATCCCGCCACCATCATGACCGATCCCGATATGGCGGACCGCACCTACATTGAACCCATCACGCCGGAAGCCGTAGCCAAGATCATCGCCAAAGAACGTCCCGACGCTCTGCTGCCTACCCTGGGGGGTCAGACGGCACTCAACACCGCGGTACGTGTGGCGGAAATGGGTGTTTTGGAACGTTTTGGTGTGGAAATGCTCGGTGCTCGTGTGGATGTGATCAAAAAAGCCGAAGACCGCCAACTTTTTCGGGATGCCATGACCCGCATCGGGTTGCGTGTTCCCCGTAGCGGCATTGCTTATTCGGAAAAGGATGTGCTGGAAATCGCCGATATGGTCGGTTTTCCCGTCATCGTGCGACCGGCTTTTACTTTGGGGGGAACCGGAGGCGGCGTCGCATACAACCGAGAAGAACTCATGGAACTGGCTCGAGCGGGCCTGGATGCCAGCCTCATTCACCAGGTGATGCTGGAAGAATCGGTGCTCGGATGGAAGGAATTTGAGCTGGAAGTCATGCGCGATCCCATGGACAACGTGGTGGTGATCTGTTCCATAGAAAACATGGACCCCATGGGCGTCCACACGGGGGATTCCATCACGGTGGCTCCGGCTCAAACCCTTACCGACCGCGAATACCAAAAGATGCGCGATGCGGCCGTTGCCATTCTTCGAGAAATCGGTGTGGAAACCGGGGGATCCAATGTTCAATTCGCCATCAATCCCAAAGACGGGGACATGGTGGTCATTGAAATGAACCCTCGAGTGTCCCGATCTTCCGCTTTGGCTTCCAAAGCCACGGGGTTTCCCATTGCCAAGATCGCCGCCAAACTTGCCGTAGGCTATTCCCTGGACGAATTGGCCAACGATATCACTCGAGAAACCAGAGCTTCCTTTGAACCCACCATCGACTATGTGGTGGTGAAAATTCCTCGGTTCACCTTTGAAAAATTTCCAGAAACCGAAGACATTCTCACCACGTCCATGAAATCCGTGGGAGAAACCATGGCCATTGGACGAACGTTCAAGGAAGCTTTGCAAAAGGCCGTACGATCCTTGGAAATCGGCCGATACGGCTTTGGAAAGCCGTCGGCTGAAAACGATTCGCAACGTGGCGACGCGTTGCGTCAGTTGCTCAGACGTCCCAATTCCCAGAGGCTTTTTCAAATTGCGGAAGCCTTTCACCTGGGTTTTTCCGTGGATGAAGTGTCCGCACTGACGGCCATCGACCCTTGGTTTCTGGAACACATTCGAGAGATCGTGGACATGGAAGGTGTTCTCAGGTCGGAAAACCTCACGGCCGATGCGGAAGGTCTGCGGCTGGTCAAGAGCTGGGGCTTTTCCGATTGCCGAATCGCGGAATTGCTGGGAACGGATGAAGAAACCGTCTGGAAGCAGCGCCATAACCTTGGGGTCCGCCCCGTTTACAAGCTTGTGGATACCTGTGCCGCCGAATTTGAAGCCTACACGCCCTATTTTTATTCTACGTACGAGGAAGAAGACGAATCACGACCTTCGCCGCACCGAAAGGTCATGATTCTCGGAGGCGGCCCCAACCGTATCGGTCAAGGCATTGAATTCGACTACTGTTGCGTGCATGCCGCCTTTGCGGTCAAGGAATTGGGAATGGAATCCATCATGGTCAATTCCAACCCGGAAACCGTTTCCACGGACTATGACACGTCGGACAAGCTCTATTTTGAACCTCTGACTCGAGAAGATGTGCTGCACATTGTGGAAACGGAAAAGCCTCACGGTCTCATCGTCCAGTTCGGCGGTCAAACCCCTCTCAACTTGGCGGTGCCTTTGGAAAAGGCCGGAGCCCCCATTATTGGAACATCACCGAACGCCATTGATCTTGCGGAAGATCGCAAGCGCTTTCAACACCTGCTTCACAGCCTGGGTTTAAAACAGCCGGACAATGCGACGGCGCTCACGGTCCATGAGGCGGTGGAGGCGGCTCGGCGCATCGGTTACCCCGTGGTGGTTCGGCCTTCCTATGTGCTGGGCGGACGAGCTATGGAAATCGTTTACAATGAAGCCTCTTTACGCCGTTTTGTGGAAGTGGCGGCGGCGGTGTCTCCGGGACATCCCATACTGATCGACAGGTTTTTGGAAGATGCTGTGGAATTGGATGTGGATGCCGTCTGTGACGGCGACATTACCCTAATCGGCGGGATCATGGAACATATCGAAGCGGCCGGTATTCACTCGGGAGACAGCGCCTGTGTGCTGCCCCCCGTGAACCTCTCTCGAGAACTTCAGGAAGAAGTCAAGCGTCAGACTCGACTTCTGGCCCACGGGCTCGGAGTGATCGGGCTGATGAATGTGCAATTCGCGGTACAGCATGACACCGTTTACGTGCTGGAAGTGAACCCTCGAGCTTCGCGAACCGTGCCGTTTGTCAGCAAAGCCACCGGTGTGCCTTTGGCCAAGATCGCCACCAAGGTCATGCTAGGGCATAAACTCCGGGACTTAGGCTTTGACCGAGAAAGAGAGCCGCGTCATGTGTCGGTAAAAGAATCCGTTTTCCCCTTTTCTCGGTTTCCCGGGGTAGATATCCTTTTAGGCCCCGAGATGAAATCCACGGGAGAAGTCATGGGAATCGACAGCAACTTCGGGCTGGCTTTTGCCAAGGCTCAGATGGCGGCCGGCTACACCCTTCCTCTTTCCGGAACCGTTTTTGTCAGTGTCCACGATAAGGACAAAGAGGCCTTCCTGCCCATCGCTCGCAGCTTTCACGACATGGGCTTTTCGCTGATCGCCACCTCGGGCACGCAGGCCTTTCTCACGGCACACGGCGTCCCCGCCAAGAAAGTGCATAAGCTTACTGAAGGGCGTCCTCATGTGCTGGACTATATCAAGAACAAAGAGGTGCACCTTGTGATCAATACAAGTTTCGGCCCCAAAACTTATTCCGATGCGTACCATATTCGACGTGCCACTATTTTTTACAACCTTCCCTACGCGACGACCCTGGCAGGAGCCAAGGCTATGGCACAGGCGGTTGCCGCATTGCGTCAGGGTGACTGGAACGTGCAATCCCTTCAGGATTACCTGGAAGCCATGAAGGCCAACGGTGCATGA